A window of Malania oleifera isolate guangnan ecotype guangnan chromosome 5, ASM2987363v1, whole genome shotgun sequence contains these coding sequences:
- the LOC131155972 gene encoding uncharacterized protein LOC131155972 translates to MDSIKFVFKKPIVTGWVAWWQMLLTEYDVTYVTRKAIKRSVIAKYLADRAVEDYQPMEFDFPNKDIDSISQEEEEDYEGWTMLFDGAVNVWGHGIGVVLISPERRHYLVVAKLTFPCTNNIVEYEACILGLQAAMDQDIKELVMKGDSALVIHQVIGEWETRDSKLVPYQEYIQKMIKGFDSISFSHLPRENNLIPDALATLAALIKVEPRVEIDLIQIRIQSEPAHCAVVEEADGKPWFHDIRTYIQKNEYSEGATSNDQKTIRRLAMGFF, encoded by the coding sequence ATGGACTCGATCAAGTTCGTCTTCAAAAAGCCCATAGTAACAGGATGGGTTGCATGGTGGCAGATGTTGTTGACTGAATATGATGTCACCTATGTGACCCGGAAAGCTATTAAAAGAAGCGTCATTGCAAAGTATCTGGCAGATAGAGCTGTGGAAGATTACCAGCCTATGGAGTTTGACTTCCCAAATAAGGATATTGATTCGATaagccaagaagaagaagaagattacgAAGGATGGACAATGTTATTTGATGGGGCGGTCAATGTGTGGGGACATGGAATAGGAGTCGTACTCATATCACCAGAAAGGAGGCATTATTTGGTCGTAGCCAAGTTGACTTTTCCGTGCACCAATAACATAGTAGAATATGAAGCATGTATATTGGGTTTACAAGCAGCCATGGATCAAGATATCAAAGAATTAGTCATGAAGGGAGACTCAGCCTTGGTCATTCATCAAGTGATAGGAGAATGGGAAACCCGAGATTCCAAATTGGTGCCATATCAAGAGTACATTCAAAAGATGATCAAAGGATTTGATAGCATCAGTTTCTCACACTTACCAAGGGAAAACAATTTAATTCCTGATGCCCTGGCAACCCTAGCGGCTTTGATCAAAGTAGAACCTAGAGTGGAGATTGATTTGATTCAAATCAGAATACAGTCAGAGCCTGCTCACTGTGCAGTGGTAGAAGAAGCTGATGGAAAGCCCTGGTTCCATGACATTCGGACATACATCCAGAAAAATGAGTACTCTGAAGGAGCAACCAGCAATGACCAAAAGACGATTAGGAGGTTGGCCATGGGATTCTTCTAG